TCTGTTTATGGAGATGAACCAACATTACCAAAAGTAGAAGGAAAAGAAGGTAATGTATTATCACCATATGCATTAACCAAAAAAGTGAACGAGGAATATGCTTCGTTATATTCTAAATTATATCATTTAGAAACAGTAGGCTTACGTTATTTTAACGTATTTGGTCGACGTCAGGATCCAAATGGCCAATATGCTGCGGTAATCCCAAAATTTGTTTCTGATATTTTAGAAGATAAGTCACCAATTATCAACGGAGATGGAGAGCATTCTCGAGACTTTACTTATATTGAAAATGTAATTGAAGCCAATTTGAAAGCAATGGCTTCCAGCAGCGAAGTAAGTGGTGAAGCATTTAATATTGCATTTGGTTCTCAAGTTAATTTAAAAGAGTTAGTTGATAAAATTAATGAATTATTAGAGAAAGATGTTTCACCTACATTTGGGCCTGAACGCGCTGGGGACATTAAGCATTCGAATGCTTGTATAGATAAGGCTAAAAATATGCTTGGTTACCAACCTGATTATAGCTTTTCAGATGGGTTAGAATTGGCAGTTGATTGGTATAAGGAGAATTTATAAATGAATCCTCCTATCAGAATATTACATGTTCTAGGCATTATGAATCGTGGTGGAGCAGAGA
This Carnobacterium maltaromaticum DSM 20342 DNA region includes the following protein-coding sequences:
- a CDS encoding SDR family oxidoreductase, which encodes MGYTNVEFPKNSLFLITGGAGFIGSNLCEALLKLGYKVRCLDDLSTGKEENIAPFLSNPNFEFIKGSICDLETCMSACKDVDYISNQAAWGSVPRSIELPVVYEEKNIKGTLNMMEAAVKNKVKKFVYASSSSVYGDEPTLPKVEGKEGNVLSPYALTKKVNEEYASLYSKLYHLETVGLRYFNVFGRRQDPNGQYAAVIPKFVSDILEDKSPIINGDGEHSRDFTYIENVIEANLKAMASSSEVSGEAFNIAFGSQVNLKELVDKINELLEKDVSPTFGPERAGDIKHSNACIDKAKNMLGYQPDYSFSDGLELAVDWYKENL